The nucleotide window GCCTATTCTGTGACTCCGACGAGCCCCGCTATCACAGCCGGTCCACGCAGGCGCAACCGGTACCGGACCTGCAGCAGGGCTCACCGTAGGTCCGCCTCGTCGGCACGGAGTCAGATGAGTCAGCAGCGTCACGGAAGCACGCCGGGTAATACCGGTGCAGTTCCCGCCTTCCCGGATCTTCCCGAGGCGACGATCGCGCGGCTACCGGAATACCTGCGCGCTCTGCACAACCTCGCGGAGTCAGGTTCCGAGACGGTGTCCAGCGAGGGCCTCGCCGCCGCGGCGGGAGTCAACTCGGCCAAGCTCCGCAAGGACCTCTCCCACCTCGGGTCCTACGGCACCCGCGGCGTCGGCTACGACGTTGCGCTGCTCGTCGACCAGATCGAGTACATCCTCGGGCTGGACCAGCGGCGCGCCGTCGCGCTTGTCGGCGTCGGTAATCTCGGCCACGCGCTGGCCGGCTACGACGGGTTCGCCAGCCGCGGGTTCCGCATAGTGGCCCTGTTCGACTCCGACGCCGAACAGGTCGGCAAGCCGCTTGGCGACCTGACCGTGCGGCACATCGACGAGCTGGGCATGGCGGTCGTCGAGGAGGGCATCACCATCGGCGTGATCGCCACCCCCGCGGGCGCGGCGCAGGCGGTCGCGGACGATCTGGTGGCCGCCGGCGTCACCAGCATTCTCAACTTCGCGCCCTGCGTGCTGTCGGTGCCCGCCGGTGTCGACGTGCGTAAGGTTGATCTGGCCATCGAGCTGCAGATCCTTTCGTTCCACGAGCACCGCAAGGCGTCTCTGACGGCGATACCCGGCGGCCGCTCAGCGCAGCCCGGTAACCAGGAGGCGGTCGGCTCGTGAACCTGCTCAGCGTCGGCGCGTCCTACCGGACCGCCGGGGTCGACACCCTGGAACGCCTCACCATCGCCGGCACCGACATCCCTGCCGTGCTGCGCAAACTCCTCGCCCAGCCGTACATCGGCGAGGCCGTGATCCTCTCCACCTGCAACCGGGTCGAGGTCTACGCGGCCGTCACCGGCTTCCACGGCGGCCTCGGCGACGTCTGCAACGTGCTCGCCGAGCACTCCGGCATCGGGGCCAGCGACCTCGCCGCCCACCTCTACGTGCACTACGACGAGGCGGCCGTGCGCCACTCGTTCCGGGTCACCGCCGGGCTCGACTCGATGGTCGTCGGCGAGGCGCAGATCCTCGGGCAGCTGCGAGACGCCTATCACGCCGCGACCGAGTCCGACTCCGCCGGCCGGCTGCTGCACGAGCTCATGCAGCAGGCGCTGCGGGTCGGCAAGCGGGCACACGCCGAGACCGGCATCGACCGGGCCGGGCAGAGCGTCGTCACCGCCGCGCTCGAGGTGGCGTCCGCCACGTTCGACGGCGACCTCACCGGGCGCACCGGCCTGGTGGTCGGCGCCGGCGCGATGGGCGCGCTGTCGGTGGCCACCCTGACCCGCTCCGGTGTCGGCCCCCTGGAGATCACCAACCGCGGTGCCGACCGAGCCGAGCGTCTCGCCGAGGCGTACGGCGCCACGGCCGTGCCGTTCGACTCCCTTGACGCGGCCATCGCCGCGGCCGACATCGTGGTCTGCGCCACCGCGTCCACCGAGCCGCTGCTCACCGCGTCCGCCCTCGCCGGGCGGGAACGGCCGCTCGTCGTGCTCGACCTGGCGGTGCCGCGGGACGTCGCGCCCGACGTCGCCGACCTGCCGAACGTCACGGTGGTCGACATCGACGGCCTGGCGACGACCCGGCGCACCATGCCGGCCGCCGCCGAGACCCTCGCCGTCGAGCAGATCGTCGCCGCCGAGGTCGACCACTTCATGGCCTGGCTGCGCGGCGCCGAGATCGCCCCGACCGTCGCCGCCCTGCGCACCCGGGCCGACGAGGTGGTCAGCGGCGAGCTGCGCAAGCTCACCACCCGGCGCCCGGAATTCACCGAGGAGCAGCGGGCCGATGTTTCCCGTACCCTGCACCGGGTCGTACAGCAGCTGCTGCACTCACCGACCGTGCGGGTCCGGCAGCTCGCGGCCGAACCCGGCGGCGACCAGTACGCGGCGCTGCTGCGTGAGCTGTTCGACCTGGACGTACCCCACGCCACCCAGGCTGACGCCGTTCCCGAGATCGGAGGACAAGAGTGAACGCCCCACTGCGCCTCGGCACGCGTGGCAGCGCGCTCGCGCTCGCTCAGTCCCAGCAGGTCGCCGACTCGCTGACCGCCGCGACCGGCCGCCCCGTCGAGCTGGTCCGGATCGTCACCGCCGGCGACCGCTCCAACGCGCCCGTCGCCCAGCTCGGTGTCGGGGTCTTCGTCTCGGCGCTGCGTGAGGCCCTGATCGCGAACGAGATCGACTTCGCGGTCCACTCGTACAAGGACCTGCCGACGCTTCCGCACCCGGGTCTGCACATCGCGGCCGTGCCGCTGCGGGAGGACCCGCGTGACGCGCTCGTCGCCCGCGACGGGCTGACCCTCACCGAGCTGCCGGCGGGCTCCGCGATCGGTACGGGCGCGGTGCGCCGAATCGCGCAACTGCATGCCTTGGGCCTACAGTTGCAGGTCACGCCTATCCGCGGCAATGTTGACAGCCGTATCGCGAGGGTGCTCGGCCCCGAGGCCGACCTCGACGCGGTCGTCCTGGCGCGGGCCGGCGTGGTGCGTCTCGGCCGCGCCGCCGAGATCACAGAGACGTTGGATCCGATGCTCATGCTGCCCGCGCCCGCACAGGGCGCGCTGGCGATCGAGTGCCGGGCCGACGACGCAGATCTGGTCGAGCTGCTGGCCGCACTCGATCACGCACCGTCCCGCGCCGCCGTCACGGCGGAACGGGCGATGCTCGCCACGCTCGAGGCCGGTTGCTCCGCGCCGGTCGCGGCACACGCCGAACTCGCCGAAGGCGAGGAAGGCGATGAGATCTACCTGCGCGGTGCGGTGATCAGCCCGGACGGGGCTCGAGCTGTCCGGCTGTCGCGCACCGGAACGCCCGCCGACGCGGCGGAGATCGGAAAGGCGCTTGCCGCCGATCTCCTCGACGCCGGCGCCGACACCCTGATGGGGAGCACAGAATGACCACCCGCACCGCCCGTAAGTCCGCAGGGCGCATCGCGTTCGTCGGCGCCGGACCCGGCGACCCGGGTCTGCTGACCCGCCGGGCGCACGACACTCTCGCCGAGGCCGATCAGGTCATCTACGACCGCGGCGTGCCCGAATCGCTGCTCGCGGCCATCCGGGCGGAGGCCAAGGACGACACCCAGTTCAGCCCGGCCGAGGGCGCACCCGGCGACGTCGCCAAGGTGCTGCTCTCCGCGGCCAAGTCCGGCCTCGCCGCCGTGCACCTGGTCGCCGGCGACCCGTTCGGTCACGAGACCGTGGTCAAGGAGGTGCAGGCCGTCGCCCGCACCGCCGTGCACTTCGAGGTCGTGCCCGGCCTCGGCCAGGCCGAGGGCGTCGCCACCTACGCCGGCGTGCCGCTGCCCGGCGTGCGCACCGTCGCCGACATCGACGACGTTGCCGGCCTGGACTTCGACGCGCTCGCCGCGGCCGCGGTCAAGGGCTCGTTCGCCGTCGCCGTCGACGCCGGCGACCTCGCCGCCGTCCGCGACGGACTGCTCGCCGCGGGCATCGAGCCCGGCACGCCGGTCGGCGTGACCGGCGACGGCACCGGCGAGACCCAGTACACGACCACCTCTTCGGTGGACAGCTTCGTC belongs to Amorphoplanes digitatis and includes:
- a CDS encoding redox-sensing transcriptional repressor Rex, which encodes MSQQRHGSTPGNTGAVPAFPDLPEATIARLPEYLRALHNLAESGSETVSSEGLAAAAGVNSAKLRKDLSHLGSYGTRGVGYDVALLVDQIEYILGLDQRRAVALVGVGNLGHALAGYDGFASRGFRIVALFDSDAEQVGKPLGDLTVRHIDELGMAVVEEGITIGVIATPAGAAQAVADDLVAAGVTSILNFAPCVLSVPAGVDVRKVDLAIELQILSFHEHRKASLTAIPGGRSAQPGNQEAVGS
- a CDS encoding glutamyl-tRNA reductase → MNLLSVGASYRTAGVDTLERLTIAGTDIPAVLRKLLAQPYIGEAVILSTCNRVEVYAAVTGFHGGLGDVCNVLAEHSGIGASDLAAHLYVHYDEAAVRHSFRVTAGLDSMVVGEAQILGQLRDAYHAATESDSAGRLLHELMQQALRVGKRAHAETGIDRAGQSVVTAALEVASATFDGDLTGRTGLVVGAGAMGALSVATLTRSGVGPLEITNRGADRAERLAEAYGATAVPFDSLDAAIAAADIVVCATASTEPLLTASALAGRERPLVVLDLAVPRDVAPDVADLPNVTVVDIDGLATTRRTMPAAAETLAVEQIVAAEVDHFMAWLRGAEIAPTVAALRTRADEVVSGELRKLTTRRPEFTEEQRADVSRTLHRVVQQLLHSPTVRVRQLAAEPGGDQYAALLRELFDLDVPHATQADAVPEIGGQE
- the hemC gene encoding hydroxymethylbilane synthase — encoded protein: MNAPLRLGTRGSALALAQSQQVADSLTAATGRPVELVRIVTAGDRSNAPVAQLGVGVFVSALREALIANEIDFAVHSYKDLPTLPHPGLHIAAVPLREDPRDALVARDGLTLTELPAGSAIGTGAVRRIAQLHALGLQLQVTPIRGNVDSRIARVLGPEADLDAVVLARAGVVRLGRAAEITETLDPMLMLPAPAQGALAIECRADDADLVELLAALDHAPSRAAVTAERAMLATLEAGCSAPVAAHAELAEGEEGDEIYLRGAVISPDGARAVRLSRTGTPADAAEIGKALAADLLDAGADTLMGSTE